The DNA sequence gtctttttttggtgattttgtatcttttttggtcatttttatcattttgtggtcaatttgtgtcttttttgttcattttgtttccttttttgttcattttgtgtctctttttagtcattttgtctctttttttggtaattttgggggtttttttgggccattttgactctttttttggtaattttgtgtctttttcggttattttgtgtcttttatggtcattttgtgtcttttttgggtgatctgaactgtgcgtgtgagattgtgttcagtgtgcGGGGGTCAtgcacaacatgcatgttaaattgggggtcgcgactcaaaaaggttgagaactactgacctaAATAACCGTGCGGTTACAAGAGCAGGGAGCTCTGTTCTACCAGCGTAGCCTGTCAGTGCAAATACAACACTTCTAGTTGATTAGTTAGCCAGTTTAGCACATTGAAGTAGCTAACCTTggatgctaacattagcattcaGCTCAAGTGACATGTTGTTggcattacaaaacaaaatagtATAATTGGTAATAATTGGTACCAGCGTAGCCTGtcagtgtaaaaacaaaaacactgagaTGTATATTCAACCAATTTACTGAAAATAGGGTCCAGGTCGAAAAATACAGATTTCCCCCATTAAGTTTTAGATTTGTCTCAGTTTAAAGTTGTGCTTTGATGCCTcaatcatatatatttttcattacaaTGCACGTTTAAGCTGCCATCAGTACAGTTTAGCACACTGAAGTAGCTAACCCTggatgctaacattagcatccAGCTCAGGTGACATGTTGTTggcattacaaaacaaaatataattggTAAAATTGTTTTATGTAATGTCTTCACAAAGCGTAGCCTGtcagtgcaaaaacaaaacacttttagtTGATGTGTAGTCAACCAATCTACTGAACCAAATATTTCaccaatttaaatatttttgcccCCGTTAGTCACTCATCAACGTGGGAAATGGGGGCAGGTTGAAAAATACAGATATGCCCCTCAAGTTTTAAACTTGTCTCAGTTTAAAGTCATGCTTTGATGCCTCAATCATACATATTTTTCATAATAATGCACATTTAAGCCACCATTAATACAGTTTAGCACATTGAAGTAGCTAACCTTGGATGCTAAAATTAGCATACAGCTCAGGTGACATGTTGGTGGCATTAATTGGTGAAATTATTGAATGTTATGTATGTGCAAAGCGATTCATTCAACGCCTTCTGACAACCATTTTATAGTTAATGTTTCCAGATATGAAATCAAGTCAATAACTCaatcaaaaatgaaacaaagacaATTGtaggacatttttaatgaatcatCTCAAGACAAAACAGATAGGAGAAGAACTGGTCACCTGAACAGTAGCACTCAGACAAACAGTTTGGTTTAATATGGATGCGTTGGTCATAAATTGTGCCTCTTTTCCTTTTGACAGAGCTGCGAGGTAAAAGACAGAATGAGctcaacacacagacagaaaggacATGAGTCCCTTTCCACAACTAACCTGAAACAACACATTGGTAAAAAtcaaagatataaaaatgaatgatgaattatcAATGTTTGATGCGTCACGTTTGATGAATTAGTGGTCAAAAGAAGCATCGAGACTAATTAAAGATGCACTTCCTGATTTTTGCAAATAGTTCTCAATAGAACCCCGAAAAACTGTCCAGTTCATCAAAGAACAGTTTGGGATTCGGTGGCTCCGTTTAAAAAATCAGAGGGTGAATCTTTAAAGTCGTCACAAGACCAGAAAAAATAGCAATCTCTACAGTTATTCACCAGAATCGTATCAATgagtcaaaatgtcaaaatacacCATCTGCTTTCCAAGATACTAACTATAAATCAAGTTCTCCACAGCTGCATGTGCAAAGTTCTTTACCAAGACTATTCAACAGGTTTGAGCCTGCAGGATGAATATATATAACCTTATCACTGTTAAATAGTgtatttaaattgtttattgtttagcTTTTGGCTGATTTAGATGCCGATAGCGCTAGCAGAGTGGGCCGGGTCACACCAGAAGTGGTACAGCTAGTTTATCAAGACGTCTTCATGAAATAGACAAGTCATCAGGAAGATCACCAGGCTTGGAAGCCAATTTATGTAATGGCCAGATAGTCACGTCATGATGCCATGGGGCCCAGAACGACCTTTTCTCATTGACTTACATTGGGAATTTGGTGGATAAATTATTTTAGCTACTTTGAGCGACTACAGTCAGTACTAGCAGGGCCAGTTGGTAGCTGGAAAGTTTGCCAATAAcctgttagctagctagctgctagGTTCCAAGAGTGAAGACAGCGGCTGCAGACAGAGCGGCGGTAGGCTAACGCTGCTAGCTAAAGTTGTTGTTCTGTTCTACCAGTGTAGCCTGtcagtgcaaaaacaaaacacttttagtTAATGTTTATTCAGCCTGTTGTCTGAACCAAACACTTCACCAATTTCAATATTCTTGGCCCCATTAGTCACCTGTCAACATGGGGAATTGGGGGCCAGGTTGAAAATACAGATTTCCCCCATTAAGTTTTAGATTTGTCTCAGTTTGAAGTCGTGCTTTGATGCCTcaatcatatatatttttcataataaTGCACGTTTAAGCTGCCATCAATACAGTTTAGCACACTGAAGTAGCTAACCCTggatgctaacattagcctttAGCTCAGGTGACATGTTGTTGGcattacaaaacaaattataattggTAAAATTGTTTTATGTAATGTCTTCACAAAGCGTAGCCtgtcagtaaaaaaacaaaacacctttAGCTGGTGTGAATTCAACCAATCTACTGAACCAAATATTTCaccaatttaaatatttatggcCCTGCCATGCCTCTTTTGTGACAGAAGTCAATAATCCAGCAGAACAGTGTTAGACAATGCAACTAAACTCTATTTTTGATGCTCAATTCCCTCCTCGGTAACTCTGTTGAACCAACATCAGATTCATTAGAATAATCAAGGCGAATAGATCAAGATGACTGAATTTTGCTGAGaaataatgctttttaaataacTGGTGTGACCAGGATGTGAGACTCAATGTGGCGTTGAAgcagaaaaaaggcaaattagTGTGATAAGTGAAAAGTCATGTGCTCTACATTGTGTTTTTCCCATCTTAAAGATTGTTTTAATCTTGGATTGGCACTATATTTCCACCAAATAGCCCCAGATTTACATGCCATATAGCTTCAGATGTAGAATTCTACATCTTAACTGAATGTAAACACGGCCTAAGTCTTGGTGCCAGAACTTTTCAGAGGCAAAATTTACCACCATCCTCCACTAACAGATACCAGAACGCAGACGAACCCAAACCACAGGAGTCACATACCTGTTTCAAATCCTCTTAAAGCCTATTAGACCAACCAGGCCTTTGGTACTGTAGGTTGGGATCAATTGGAGTGGTCCCCTCAGTGCTGGAAAAGCTtattaaatgctttaaaaaaggaTTTGAAATTGAGGGTTTGATCCACTTTTGTCTGGTGATGCAATTTTGTACCTGAGATGATAAACAGATAGCTGAAAACTTCATAACAAAAGTTGGATGGAtgtctgattaaaaaaaaaaaaacattacgaAACATGAGAGGTAATCTTTTTCAAAGTACATGGACAGTGACACGCAAGGCAACATTACAGTGAATATGTGTGAAAAGGTGATATAAGGAGAGATGGTTTAAATAAATCTGGACTGAAAGAGCTCTCAGTGTCGCCTTTCAGCCTTAAATATGATAGTTTATGAGATCAATACGGCCTTGAAactattaaaactttaaaactttaTGCAGATCTCTCCATGTCTGCTGAGAACTACCCTACACAGTGATGTCTGAGACCGTTTCAGTCTCTCCTCGGATGTTTTATCCATTATTCTTCTTACTGGCAGTTGATTTCTTTTCCTTAAAAACATCGCAACTAGTACTGgtaaatattttctatattttcattCCAACACGATTTGTATAccaaaatttaaataataatttagtgttaaGTCACTGATCCTTTAGGttataatttaaagttttaaaatccAAGTCAGGAAAGTGTTTCATTCCTTGCTTTAAAGATTATTACATCAATCTTTAGGGGGGGTTGGGGGAGTAAAACACTACATTTCAACCATTTTTAGAGGCGGCATCATTGTTCGAAGATGCTTTTACATCTTATGGAAATAATAAACCGAGCCGTTGGTTTTTTTGGCGCAGGAGATCGGTGGCCTTTATGTTTTCTACGAGTCAAATTGAAGGTTGTTTAAAGACGCACCGAGCTGAAACAGATATTGGAAAAAAGGCGGTGAACCCCATCAAAAGTCCACAGCAAAGTTGTGGCACTGGTGTTGATGGAAGTAAAGGTCAGAACGGGCTGGGAGCAAAACCAGGCACACATTGGAAGTGATAGCTGTCACACATGGAAGTGTCAGGAGCTCTGGCACCTGAGGTTCACTCACACATGGGTAACGTTACTGGATCGACAGTCTGATCAGCACCTGGAAGACCAGCTGGACTGCACTTCCTCAGTCATGAGACGAGCTAAATCGTTTGCATTGTTGGCTGTTATCACGCTACAtgaagcttttaaaaaaatcttctaaaaagaaaaaggagccgTCGAGTTGAACTGTTGGCTCTCCATAAGATGCATCGAGGTGTTTTTAATGAACCGTGATGCATTCTAGTGCACACCAGGCCTTTAATGTGCAGATAATGCTTCCAGGGTGTGTAGAAGTATCAGATCGGAGGGTTTTTACGGGCCACCACGTCTGTGACAAACTGGGCTTTCCTTGTGCTTTAATTCAACCGTGGTCACAGTTTCAGTGGCCCCCGGGAGTTCCTGTCTTTCTATCCCATCCCCCAATGGATCAGAGTCAGAGGTGCATATTCTCTGGCCATCACGTCCATACAAGACCTTGGACACAGCCAGTACAGACCCACTGATATCTGAAATACGACGAGGGATGCTCACTCTATAGCGAAGGGCAAAAACACCCAGAGAATATTTCAGACTTGCCAGCTATGACGCTGTCACGATGGACCACAGGTGAGGTTTCGCTCTTACGTcagcttcctgtttgttttataaAAGTCCAGCAGTAGCTAACCAAGAGCCCGATTAAAAACTGGCAGAATCAGcgtcatgtatatatatattttcgtCCCATTAGTCGTCTGATGTGCGCTCGCGTGTTTGTGTCATTGGTTGTTGAGGTAACCGAGCCGTCGACAGAGTATCTCGAATATCTCGGCGACACACAGGAGGATGGTGATCACGGTGAAGGTGTACATGGCGCTGAGGAAGATGGTCTTTTCAAAGTGTTCGGGCACCATGCACTTAGTCACATTAAAGGCCTTTTCCAAAGCGCTGGCGTCACACATGTAGAGCGGGTGGACCTGGGGACGGAAACAGACATGAGGTGGTTATACAGCTGCAAGAAagagtaagtgaaccctttgaaatgacctagtattctgcattcatttgtgaTAAAATATGATCTGATCTTCATCTAAGTCCcaaatatagacaaacacaatgtactTAACCTAATACCATGCACACACTTATAAtagttcatgtttttattgaatatgtccatgaaacattcataatgctggtagaaaaagtaagtgaaccctttgaaattacctattttttgcatttatttgtcatacaatatgatctgatctgcatctaagtcacaaatatagacaaacacaatgtgcttaacctaataacacacaaataattataatattttaggtttttattgaatatatccatgaaacattcataattCTAGTAGAAATAGTgagtgaaccctttgaaatgacctagttttctgcattcatttgtcataaaatctgatctgatctgcatctaagtccaaaatatcaacaaacacaatgtgcttaacctaataccatgcacacaattaaaatatttcaggtttttactgaacacatccattaaacattcattgtGATGGTGGGAAAAGTAAGTGATGCAACAATTCTTGATCGTAGGTCTTCAGAGATCTCTTTTTTTGCGAGGCATGTTTCACATGagcagatgcttcttgtgaatagcaaactcaaaaggtttgaatgttttttacaggtcaaagtatctctacacctcactcaCATCTCATTTCATTGTTAGGACTCTAAGTTTTCTAACTCCTGACTCCAATTAActcttaatggagtcattagccaaatggttcacttactttttctaccagcattatgaatgtttcatggataTATTCAATAAAACCTGAACTATTGTAACTGTTTGCATGATATTAGGATACCACTCGGGACTTAGATgtagatcagatcacattttatttaattcagaaaactaggtaatttcaaagggttcacatacttctTCTTGCAACTTATTAGAGGAAAGTGTTGCTTTCATGTTTCTGGAACTATCTCGAAATATTCAGAGCTTTTGTGATCTTGGTGGCAGAATGACCATGTAAAGATCGGATCGTGGACGATTTCTGACCCACAACTAGTTGAATTCATTGCCTGGATTAATGGTGGACTCTTTGGTTGACATCATGCATTGCAAGTTTCTTTTGATTGTTCATTGGTGACAGGACTTCTTTGATCGGATGTTTCTAGCACCACTTGTAATTATTGCAGTGGTACATGCATGCATTTGGTGTTCTGGCAACAGAATATTTTAACTATCTTTTGTTGTGTAACCTGGTTAGCTTGACATATGCTCCTGAGTGCGGTTTCTCCAAAGTGCGGCTTGCATTacaaagttcaatattttgagGATCTTGTTGATATGACTCCACGATCAAGCTGTTGCCTGATATAAAGAGATGTCATTCAGGCAACTAGTAAGGGTATTTTAGAGGTATTTAGGGAAAGTTAAATTCATTGCACAGATTCATGGTGGACTCTTTGGTTGACATCATGCATTGCAAGTTTCTTTTGATTGTTCATTGGTGACAGGACTTTCTTGATTGGATGTTCTAGCACCACTTGTAATTATTGCAgtggtgcatgtatgcatgcatttgGTGTTCTGGCAACAGgatattttaactattttttgtaaaattccTATCTCTTGTTGTGGAACCACACTATCTTGACATATGCCCCTGAGTGAGGTTTCTCCAAAGTGTGACTTGCATTTCAAAGTTCAGGATCTTGTTGATGTGACTCCACGATCAAGCTGTTGCCTGATATAAAGAGATGTCATTCAGGCAACTAGTAAGGGTACTTTAGAGGTATTTAGGGAAAGTTAAATTCATTGCACAGATTCATGGTGGACTCTGCTTGACCTCATGCATTGCAAGTTTCTTTTGATTGTTCATTGGTGACAGGACTTTCTTGATTGGACATTCTAGCACCACTTGTAATTATTGCAgtggtgcatgtatgcatgcatttgGTGTTCTGGCAACAGGATGTTGAACAGGATTATTTGTGTAGAAACTCCTATATTTTGTTGTGGAACCAGACTATCTTAACATATGCTCTTGAGTGCGGTTTCTCCAAAGTGCGGCTTGCATTACAGAGTTCAATATTTCGAGGATCTTGTTGATATGACTCCATGATCAAGCTGTTGCCTGATATAAAGAGATGTGATTCAAGCAACTAGTAAGGGGACTTAAGAGGTATTTCAAGTTTGATGATTAGAAAAAGGAAACTTGGTAACTTGGGACATGTTGGAAAGATTAAATCTTGGGAGGAACTGAAGGAATTTTCTGGTAAATTAGTTCTTGAGGGTATGTGCATGGCCCTTTGTAGCAATGACCGTTAGTGGCAACCTGATAACGGATGGCTGGGTGTATAACTGTGAGAGGGACATTCAGGGTTAAATGTACAGACCTGGAAGCCAAAGAGGTGGCTTTGTAGCCAGAAGGCGATGACTTCCAGAATGATGCGTAGAAGAACAGAAATGATGTAGAAGACGGTGTAGATGGGTCGTTCGAGGATCTCTTCCTGGTCGATGTTCTTACAGGCTGCGTAGAGGTGAAAGACCGCCCCGGGAACCAGGACGGTCACCAGCTGTAGCGCCCAGAAGACCTGCAGAGGGCAGACAGAAGGAGGCGTGAGGAGAGCGAATGGGAGGAGACAAGgagctgtgtttccattggAAGTTGggtttctttcatgtcagagagtgttggttgtgtttcctgctgttcGGAGACAAAGAtattcattcacctttatttaaccaggcaggtcattaagaacaaattcttaCTTACAATGGCGGCCTGATAAAGTTACGCTATGTCTAATTTGCCGCTCATTCTCTGTCATAACTCAAAATCTCATGTGAATATTCCCCGCATATTGACTTCCAAACATCTGCTGAACTCTGACCTTTTGATCGACACCTCGTTTAACCCATTAGGAACTTCTATGTCCAACCCACAACCTCCAACAGCCAACAAGGGTCTGTGTTGAGGGAAGGTACCCGCCCACCTTTGGTCAGCTGTAGGATGAACCAATCACAGCCCAGCAAGCTGATGACTGCCGTTTCGTATAGCCAATAGAATTACAAACACAATGATACACGGCTTTAAGGGGCGGGATTTAAATCGCTAACAAAGAAGTCGAACTTTTTGAGCATTTTATGCACCTATATTAGTTTCGAAGTggaaaacatgcacaaaaatgtgttttttttttcaacagtaACTCTGTCACCATGGTTACCAAGAAGTCTCCATAAATAcaaaatcataattattattatgataattatggAAACCTGTGTAAAATAGTCATTTTTGAGATATATTCATCAAATTTGAACTGGGAGTAGGTgatattttatactttgaccCCATTGTGTTTTCCAGCCTATAAGTCCCAGCTATAATGATCTGCAGGCCTGAATTTACcagaaatatttagttttttaaacttCTGTTACTCAATAACAGCAGCACATACAGTTATTCTTACTTTTTTGTGAATAAACTCCAGAGTGTTGcctttcaaatgtgaccaaaaccaGATTTAGTCCAAACTATCCAAGAACAGCTTTCACTTTACTTTGTGTATGTCTTTGATATGTTTCTTTTAGGCGGTTTAAGGTGAATTTGTTAATATATATCATCccgtcatgtgagttaaatgtttgataAGTCAGAAGTTACTGGGAAAGCTGTTTCTTTTCACCAATCTTTACTTTTCAGCATTTTCTGCTGAAGAAGTTTCATCCTGTGTCCATGCAGCTTTTCCAAtgcaatacttcaatatgtgcaTGAAAACAGGTGGATGGAAACCTGGCTTATGGGATGTAGAATAGAGGAATATATACGGTGGCTGTAGGGTGACagtgagaggaggagaacagCAATGTGGTTGGAGGGGTAACAGTAAAGGAGCGAAAATAAACGAGGGAGTATTTGTGCATGCATCTTTCATCAGCTGATCCGTTGGTTTGAACGTCCAGGTGAATAAAACATGTGCAGGAGGTTTTGCAGGAACACTGAGCAGTTCAATGATCGCGCAAATTGTATTTTCCACCAATCTGGAGGAAGAATCCTGCTGATGGCAGCCGGTTACTGTCTCCTCACTGCAGAGAGTTTTAGTCTGATGTAATATTCAGAATCTACCTGATGATCAATGATTCTGACTGACTGATCCAGCGATCGGCCCTCATTAGTCCTGATGCCCTCCTCGggcatttttctacattt is a window from the Centropristis striata isolate RG_2023a ecotype Rhode Island chromosome 18, C.striata_1.0, whole genome shotgun sequence genome containing:
- the gje1a gene encoding gap junction epsilon-1 protein, which translates into the protein MSLNYIKNFYEGCLRPPTVIGQFHTLFFGSVRMFFLGVLGFAVYGNEALHFSCDPDRRELNLYCYNQFRPITPQVFWALQLVTVLVPGAVFHLYAACKNIDQEEILERPIYTVFYIISVLLRIILEVIAFWLQSHLFGFQVHPLYMCDASALEKAFNVTKCMVPEHFEKTIFLSAMYTFTVITILLCVAEIFEILCRRLGYLNNQ